A single Phoenix dactylifera cultivar Barhee BC4 chromosome 1, palm_55x_up_171113_PBpolish2nd_filt_p, whole genome shotgun sequence DNA region contains:
- the LOC120111687 gene encoding calcium uptake protein, mitochondrial-like isoform X3, with translation MLLLSRVSIFRRPGILRPRFALPFSVAARAAHGEKDSRPSSRELGALVAGIVALGGSGLGLWFLPSPSSPLESSVIFADAAASGQSDPEQQFVFEDSIQQKKPRYILGDSYRRRVFFNYEKRIRMQSPPEKIFEYFASFQSPDGEMFMTPADLMRAVVPVFPPSESDKVREGNLRGEHHRGDLHCAPSTFFMLFDTNNDGLISFPEEIEMEEFKKVMALMRSYNRQGASHRDGLRTGLKVSKSVEDGGLVEYFFGKDGNGCLQHDKFVQFLRDLHDEIVNLEFAHYDYKSRGTISAKDFALSMVASADISSVNKFLDRVDELDNHPHLKDARITLEEFKSFAELRKTLQPLAVAIFSYGRVNGLLTKQDFQRAASHVCGITASDNVVDIIFHVFDANRDGNLSSDEFLGALQRWERDIRPPTAMNTRGLFSCWLSCVKTSSFTKRSL, from the exons ATGCTGCTGTTGTCCCGCGTGTCGATCTTTCGAAGACCTGGAATCCTACGGCCAAGGTTCGCTCTCCCGTTCTCCGTCGCCGCTAGAGCGGCCCACGGCGAGAAAGACAGCCGGCCGTCAAGCCGCGAACTCGGGGCCTTGGTGGCGGGGATCGTCGCCTTGGGCGGATCGGGCCTCGGGCTGTGGTTCCTCCCCTCGCCGTCTTCTCCTCTCGAATCCTCTGTCATCTTCGCCGACGCTGCTGCCTCGGGGCAGAGCGATCCGGAGCAGCAGTTCGTCTTCGAGGATTcgattcaacaaaagaaacctAGGTACATCCTCGGAG ATTCATATCGAAGAAGGGTGTTCTTTAATTATGAGAAACGGATTAGGATGCAAAGTCCTCCTGAAAAG aTTTTTGAGTACTTCGCATCTTTCCAGAGTCCTGATGGGGAGATGTTCATGACACCGGCAGATTTAATGAGAGCAGTTGTTCCTGTATTTCCCCCATCCGAATCAGATAAGGTGAGGGAAGGAAATCTAAGAGGGGAGCACCATCGTGGCGATTTACATTGTGCACCATCAACTTTTTTTATGCTCTTTGATACTAATAATGATGGGCTTATATCATTCCCAGA AGAGATAGAAATGGAGGAATTTAAGAAGGTTATGGCGCTAATGCGGTCCTATAATAGGCAAGGAGCCAGTCATAGGGATGGACTACGTACTGGTCTTAAAGTCAGCAAGTCTGTGGAAGATGGGGGCCTTGTTGAATATTTTTTTGGCAAAGATGGCAACGGATGTCTTCAACATGATAAGTTTGTTCAATTTTTGAGAGACTTGCATGACGAG atagtgAACTTGGAGTTTGCTCATTATGACTATAAATCAAGAGGAACTATTTCTGCCAAGGATTTTGCATTGTCTATGGTTGCTTCTGCTGACATTAGTAGTGTAAACAAGTTCCTTGATCGTGTAGATGAGTTGGACAATCACCCACATCTCAAAGATGCACGTATTACCTTAGAG GAATTTAAGTCCTTTGCCGAGTTACGCAAAACTTTGCAACCGCTGGCTGTGGCTATCTTTAGCTATGGGAGAGTTAATGGTCTGTTGACAAAGCAGGATTTTCAGCGAGCTGCATCCCAT GTTTGTGGTATCACTGCGAGCGACAATGTGGTTGACATTATTTTCCATGTATTTGATGCAAACCGTGATGGAAATTTAAGCTCGGATGAGTTCCTGGGAGCTCTTCAAAGATGGGAGCGTGATATTCGCCCACCAACTGCAATGAATACGAGGGGGCTTTTTTCATGTTGGTTGAGTTGTGTAAAAACTTCCTCTTTCACAAAGAGATCTTTATAA
- the LOC120111687 gene encoding calcium uptake protein, mitochondrial-like isoform X1: protein MLLLSRVSIFRRPGILRPRFALPFSVAARAAHGEKDSRPSSRELGALVAGIVALGGSGLGLWFLPSPSSPLESSVIFADAAASGQSDPEQQFVFEDSIQQKKPRYILGDSYRRRVFFNYEKRIRMQSPPEKIFEYFASFQSPDGEMFMTPADLMRAVVPVFPPSESDKVREGNLRGEHHRGDLHCAPSTFFMLFDTNNDGLISFPEYIFFVTLLSIPESSFSVAFKMFDIDNSGEIEMEEFKKVMALMRSYNRQGASHRDGLRTGLKVSKSVEDGGLVEYFFGKDGNGCLQHDKFVQFLRDLHDEIVNLEFAHYDYKSRGTISAKDFALSMVASADISSVNKFLDRVDELDNHPHLKDARITLEEFKSFAELRKTLQPLAVAIFSYGRVNGLLTKQDFQRAASHVCGITASDNVVDIIFHVFDANRDGNLSSDEFLGALQRWERDIRPPTAMNTRGLFSCWLSCVKTSSFTKRSL from the exons ATGCTGCTGTTGTCCCGCGTGTCGATCTTTCGAAGACCTGGAATCCTACGGCCAAGGTTCGCTCTCCCGTTCTCCGTCGCCGCTAGAGCGGCCCACGGCGAGAAAGACAGCCGGCCGTCAAGCCGCGAACTCGGGGCCTTGGTGGCGGGGATCGTCGCCTTGGGCGGATCGGGCCTCGGGCTGTGGTTCCTCCCCTCGCCGTCTTCTCCTCTCGAATCCTCTGTCATCTTCGCCGACGCTGCTGCCTCGGGGCAGAGCGATCCGGAGCAGCAGTTCGTCTTCGAGGATTcgattcaacaaaagaaacctAGGTACATCCTCGGAG ATTCATATCGAAGAAGGGTGTTCTTTAATTATGAGAAACGGATTAGGATGCAAAGTCCTCCTGAAAAG aTTTTTGAGTACTTCGCATCTTTCCAGAGTCCTGATGGGGAGATGTTCATGACACCGGCAGATTTAATGAGAGCAGTTGTTCCTGTATTTCCCCCATCCGAATCAGATAAGGTGAGGGAAGGAAATCTAAGAGGGGAGCACCATCGTGGCGATTTACATTGTGCACCATCAACTTTTTTTATGCTCTTTGATACTAATAATGATGGGCTTATATCATTCCCAGA GTATATCTTCTTTGTAACATTGCTGAGCATTCCTGAATCAAGTTTCAGTGTGGCATTTAAAATGTTTGACATTGACAATAGTGG AGAGATAGAAATGGAGGAATTTAAGAAGGTTATGGCGCTAATGCGGTCCTATAATAGGCAAGGAGCCAGTCATAGGGATGGACTACGTACTGGTCTTAAAGTCAGCAAGTCTGTGGAAGATGGGGGCCTTGTTGAATATTTTTTTGGCAAAGATGGCAACGGATGTCTTCAACATGATAAGTTTGTTCAATTTTTGAGAGACTTGCATGACGAG atagtgAACTTGGAGTTTGCTCATTATGACTATAAATCAAGAGGAACTATTTCTGCCAAGGATTTTGCATTGTCTATGGTTGCTTCTGCTGACATTAGTAGTGTAAACAAGTTCCTTGATCGTGTAGATGAGTTGGACAATCACCCACATCTCAAAGATGCACGTATTACCTTAGAG GAATTTAAGTCCTTTGCCGAGTTACGCAAAACTTTGCAACCGCTGGCTGTGGCTATCTTTAGCTATGGGAGAGTTAATGGTCTGTTGACAAAGCAGGATTTTCAGCGAGCTGCATCCCAT GTTTGTGGTATCACTGCGAGCGACAATGTGGTTGACATTATTTTCCATGTATTTGATGCAAACCGTGATGGAAATTTAAGCTCGGATGAGTTCCTGGGAGCTCTTCAAAGATGGGAGCGTGATATTCGCCCACCAACTGCAATGAATACGAGGGGGCTTTTTTCATGTTGGTTGAGTTGTGTAAAAACTTCCTCTTTCACAAAGAGATCTTTATAA
- the LOC120111687 gene encoding calcium uptake protein, mitochondrial-like isoform X2 gives MLLLSRVSIFRRPGILRPRFALPFSVAARAAHGEKDSRPSSRELGALVAGIVALGGSGLGLWFLPSPSSPLESSVIFADAAASGQSDPEQQFVFEDSIQQKKPRYILGDSYRRRVFFNYEKRIRMQSPPEKSPDGEMFMTPADLMRAVVPVFPPSESDKVREGNLRGEHHRGDLHCAPSTFFMLFDTNNDGLISFPEYIFFVTLLSIPESSFSVAFKMFDIDNSGEIEMEEFKKVMALMRSYNRQGASHRDGLRTGLKVSKSVEDGGLVEYFFGKDGNGCLQHDKFVQFLRDLHDEIVNLEFAHYDYKSRGTISAKDFALSMVASADISSVNKFLDRVDELDNHPHLKDARITLEEFKSFAELRKTLQPLAVAIFSYGRVNGLLTKQDFQRAASHVCGITASDNVVDIIFHVFDANRDGNLSSDEFLGALQRWERDIRPPTAMNTRGLFSCWLSCVKTSSFTKRSL, from the exons ATGCTGCTGTTGTCCCGCGTGTCGATCTTTCGAAGACCTGGAATCCTACGGCCAAGGTTCGCTCTCCCGTTCTCCGTCGCCGCTAGAGCGGCCCACGGCGAGAAAGACAGCCGGCCGTCAAGCCGCGAACTCGGGGCCTTGGTGGCGGGGATCGTCGCCTTGGGCGGATCGGGCCTCGGGCTGTGGTTCCTCCCCTCGCCGTCTTCTCCTCTCGAATCCTCTGTCATCTTCGCCGACGCTGCTGCCTCGGGGCAGAGCGATCCGGAGCAGCAGTTCGTCTTCGAGGATTcgattcaacaaaagaaacctAGGTACATCCTCGGAG ATTCATATCGAAGAAGGGTGTTCTTTAATTATGAGAAACGGATTAGGATGCAAAGTCCTCCTGAAAAG AGTCCTGATGGGGAGATGTTCATGACACCGGCAGATTTAATGAGAGCAGTTGTTCCTGTATTTCCCCCATCCGAATCAGATAAGGTGAGGGAAGGAAATCTAAGAGGGGAGCACCATCGTGGCGATTTACATTGTGCACCATCAACTTTTTTTATGCTCTTTGATACTAATAATGATGGGCTTATATCATTCCCAGA GTATATCTTCTTTGTAACATTGCTGAGCATTCCTGAATCAAGTTTCAGTGTGGCATTTAAAATGTTTGACATTGACAATAGTGG AGAGATAGAAATGGAGGAATTTAAGAAGGTTATGGCGCTAATGCGGTCCTATAATAGGCAAGGAGCCAGTCATAGGGATGGACTACGTACTGGTCTTAAAGTCAGCAAGTCTGTGGAAGATGGGGGCCTTGTTGAATATTTTTTTGGCAAAGATGGCAACGGATGTCTTCAACATGATAAGTTTGTTCAATTTTTGAGAGACTTGCATGACGAG atagtgAACTTGGAGTTTGCTCATTATGACTATAAATCAAGAGGAACTATTTCTGCCAAGGATTTTGCATTGTCTATGGTTGCTTCTGCTGACATTAGTAGTGTAAACAAGTTCCTTGATCGTGTAGATGAGTTGGACAATCACCCACATCTCAAAGATGCACGTATTACCTTAGAG GAATTTAAGTCCTTTGCCGAGTTACGCAAAACTTTGCAACCGCTGGCTGTGGCTATCTTTAGCTATGGGAGAGTTAATGGTCTGTTGACAAAGCAGGATTTTCAGCGAGCTGCATCCCAT GTTTGTGGTATCACTGCGAGCGACAATGTGGTTGACATTATTTTCCATGTATTTGATGCAAACCGTGATGGAAATTTAAGCTCGGATGAGTTCCTGGGAGCTCTTCAAAGATGGGAGCGTGATATTCGCCCACCAACTGCAATGAATACGAGGGGGCTTTTTTCATGTTGGTTGAGTTGTGTAAAAACTTCCTCTTTCACAAAGAGATCTTTATAA